One window from the genome of Mucilaginibacter ginsenosidivorans encodes:
- a CDS encoding alpha-L-fucosidase, which yields MLKKLTLIVLLASVITSSVTAQKKRIGNETAEQKKKRMEWWTDARFGMFIHWGLYSLAARHEWVKHNEHMTNEQYQKYFDMYNPDHFDPHKWARAAKAAGMKYAVLTTKHHEGFCLFDSKYTDYKATNTKAKRDLVKEYVQAFRAEGLKVGFYYSLLDWHHPDYTMDDAHPLTQVDTSQANYDKLNKGRDMNKYRLYLKNQVRELMTNYGKIDILWLDWSWDKGAKHGKRDKDWDAVNLLKMVRQLQPGIIVNNRLGLEDYSDGADFVTPEQVSTKELEKYKGKTWETCQTFSGSWGYYRDENTWKTHRQLLDLLITSVSNGGNLILNVGPTARGEFDYRATNALDSLAYWMHANDKAIYNCTYAPADFKVPDNTKLTYNPQTKRLYVHLYEYPANGKLELPGYKGKVKYAQFLNDYSELKYESSGSNDLTLELPKSKPRYDIPVVELVLQ from the coding sequence ATGTTAAAAAAGCTCACACTTATTGTATTACTCGCGTCGGTTATCACCTCATCGGTAACTGCTCAAAAGAAAAGGATCGGCAACGAAACAGCCGAACAAAAAAAGAAACGCATGGAATGGTGGACCGACGCCCGTTTCGGTATGTTCATCCATTGGGGCCTTTACTCGCTGGCCGCGCGACACGAATGGGTGAAACATAACGAGCATATGACCAACGAACAATACCAGAAGTATTTTGATATGTACAACCCCGATCATTTCGATCCGCATAAATGGGCGAGGGCAGCTAAAGCAGCTGGCATGAAATACGCCGTACTTACGACCAAGCACCACGAGGGTTTCTGTTTGTTCGATTCAAAATATACCGATTACAAAGCCACTAATACCAAAGCCAAACGCGACCTGGTGAAAGAATATGTGCAGGCTTTCCGTGCAGAGGGCCTGAAGGTGGGCTTCTATTATTCCCTGCTCGACTGGCACCACCCTGATTATACCATGGATGACGCCCACCCGCTAACACAGGTAGATACCAGCCAGGCCAACTATGATAAACTGAACAAAGGTCGCGATATGAATAAATACCGCCTGTACCTTAAAAACCAGGTACGGGAGTTGATGACCAATTATGGCAAGATAGACATTTTATGGCTGGATTGGTCGTGGGACAAGGGGGCAAAACACGGCAAGCGCGATAAGGATTGGGACGCTGTAAACCTGCTGAAAATGGTGCGCCAGTTACAGCCCGGCATTATAGTTAACAACCGGTTAGGTCTTGAAGATTATAGCGACGGTGCAGATTTTGTGACCCCCGAGCAGGTGAGCACAAAAGAACTTGAAAAATACAAAGGCAAAACCTGGGAAACCTGCCAGACATTCTCAGGCTCATGGGGCTATTACCGCGATGAAAATACCTGGAAAACGCACCGCCAATTGCTCGATTTGCTTATAACATCAGTAAGCAACGGCGGCAACCTGATATTGAATGTCGGGCCAACCGCCCGCGGCGAGTTCGATTACCGCGCCACCAACGCGCTCGATAGTCTTGCTTACTGGATGCACGCCAACGACAAGGCCATCTACAATTGTACTTACGCGCCTGCAGATTTCAAAGTGCCGGACAATACCAAACTCACCTATAATCCGCAGACGAAAAGATTATACGTTCATTTATATGAATACCCGGCAAACGGCAAGCTGGAGTTGCCTGGATATAAAGGCAAAGTAAAATACGCGCAGTTTTTGAATGATTATTCTGAGTTAAAGTACGAATCTTCAGGTAGTAATGACCTGACATTGGAATTGCCGAAAAGCAAACCGCGGTATGATATCCCTGTTGTTGAATTAGTATTGCAATAA
- a CDS encoding UxaA family hydrolase, with amino-acid sequence MHSYLKIHKDDNVLVALRDLEQGTVIDFEGQSFPLIDRVAAKHKFTLTDLHADDSIYMYGVLVGKATKDIPKGGLVSTENIHHASSEFHLGKRKLNWHKPDTSKFDGRTFMGYHRADGSVGTANYWLVIPLVFCENRNIQVMKEALVDKLGYKKAKTYESEVDQLMSLYQAGKSPQEILQADMQASAEKAANKRLFKNIDGIKFLTHDLGCGGTQQDSQALCGLLAGYITHPNVAGATVLSLGCQHAQGHILQTEIAKRDPAFSKPMIILEQQKMGTERNLLQHALKQTFTGLMEANQNERRPAPLSKLCIGLECGGSDGFSGISANPALGYVSDILVSMGGSVILSEFPELCGVEQELSDRCVDEDTAKRFMDLMITYNKRAEDGGSGFYANPSFGNIKDGLITDAIKSAGAAKKGGTSPVTAVLDYPEKASKPGLNLLCTPGSDVESTTAEVGSGANVVLFTTGLGTPTGNPVAPVIKLSTNSVIYNRMPDIIDINCGTIIEGTETIPQAGERILEYVIQVANGEIQPKAVLLEQDDFIPWKRGVSL; translated from the coding sequence ATGCATAGTTATTTAAAAATACATAAAGATGATAACGTCCTCGTCGCCCTGCGCGACCTGGAGCAGGGCACTGTGATCGATTTTGAGGGACAAAGTTTCCCATTAATTGACCGTGTTGCTGCCAAACATAAATTTACCCTGACCGACCTTCACGCCGATGACAGCATTTACATGTACGGCGTACTGGTTGGTAAGGCGACAAAAGATATTCCCAAAGGCGGACTGGTTTCCACTGAAAATATCCATCACGCTTCAAGTGAGTTTCACTTAGGCAAGCGCAAACTGAATTGGCACAAACCCGATACTTCAAAATTTGACGGCCGCACCTTTATGGGTTATCACCGCGCCGATGGCTCAGTAGGCACGGCAAATTACTGGCTGGTTATACCCCTGGTATTTTGTGAGAACCGCAACATCCAGGTGATGAAGGAGGCTTTGGTGGATAAGCTCGGCTACAAAAAAGCTAAAACTTACGAAAGTGAGGTGGATCAGCTGATGAGCCTTTACCAGGCCGGAAAATCGCCCCAGGAAATATTACAGGCTGATATGCAGGCCTCTGCCGAAAAAGCTGCTAACAAGCGCCTGTTCAAAAATATCGATGGCATTAAATTTTTAACGCACGATCTCGGCTGCGGTGGTACCCAGCAGGATTCGCAGGCATTATGTGGGTTGTTAGCGGGCTATATTACCCACCCGAATGTGGCAGGCGCCACGGTGTTGAGTTTGGGTTGCCAGCATGCCCAGGGACATATTTTGCAAACAGAGATAGCTAAACGCGACCCGGCCTTCAGCAAACCGATGATTATCCTCGAGCAGCAAAAAATGGGTACCGAGCGTAATTTATTGCAGCATGCCTTGAAGCAAACATTTACCGGATTGATGGAAGCCAACCAAAACGAACGCCGGCCGGCACCACTGTCCAAACTATGTATTGGGCTGGAATGCGGAGGTTCGGACGGATTTTCAGGAATATCGGCAAACCCCGCTTTAGGTTATGTATCAGATATTTTGGTATCCATGGGTGGTTCGGTTATCTTGTCAGAGTTTCCTGAACTGTGCGGCGTAGAGCAGGAGTTAAGCGACCGCTGTGTTGACGAGGACACTGCCAAACGCTTTATGGACCTGATGATTACCTACAATAAAAGAGCGGAGGACGGGGGCTCTGGTTTTTATGCCAATCCTTCGTTCGGAAATATTAAGGACGGCCTGATAACCGACGCCATCAAATCGGCCGGTGCTGCAAAAAAGGGCGGCACATCGCCTGTAACCGCCGTACTGGATTACCCCGAAAAGGCCAGCAAACCAGGTCTCAATTTGCTATGTACCCCCGGCAGCGACGTGGAAAGCACCACTGCTGAAGTAGGTTCCGGGGCGAATGTCGTTTTATTCACCACTGGCCTCGGTACGCCAACCGGTAACCCTGTTGCCCCGGTAATCAAATTATCAACCAATTCGGTAATTTATAACCGTATGCCGGATATTATCGACATCAATTGCGGCACGATCATCGAAGGCACTGAGACCATCCCGCAAGCCGGCGAGCGTATTTTAGAATATGTGATACAGGTAGCCAATGGCGAAATACAACCCAAAGCAGTGCTGTTGGAACAGGATGATTTTATTCCATGGAAACGGGGCGTTTCATTATAA
- a CDS encoding MFS transporter, translating into MTKKNYLFAIALITSLFFLWGIALNLNSILVPHLKKACELTDLQSAFVDSAFYLAYFVIAIPAGLFMHKFGYKKGIVFGLILFATGAFLFYPAAETRTYAFFLFALFIMASGCGTLETAANPYINNLGEPEGATQRINFAQSFNGLAATLAPFLGGYLFFQVRT; encoded by the coding sequence ATGACCAAAAAAAACTATCTCTTTGCGATAGCGCTTATTACCTCTTTGTTTTTTCTATGGGGTATTGCTCTCAACCTCAATTCAATTTTGGTGCCCCACCTGAAAAAGGCCTGCGAACTCACTGATCTGCAATCAGCCTTTGTCGACTCAGCATTTTACCTGGCTTATTTCGTCATAGCCATTCCTGCCGGCTTGTTTATGCATAAATTCGGGTATAAAAAGGGCATAGTATTTGGATTGATATTATTTGCAACAGGAGCTTTTCTTTTTTACCCAGCCGCTGAAACCCGCACTTACGCATTTTTCCTTTTTGCACTATTTATTATGGCCAGTGGTTGTGGTACCCTGGAAACGGCTGCTAATCCTTACATAAACAACCTGGGCGAGCCGGAGGGCGCTACGCAGCGAATCAATTTTGCGCAATCGTTTAATGGGCTTGCGGCTACACTGGCCCCATTTCTTGGGGGATATTTATTCTTTCAGGTAAGGACATGA
- a CDS encoding L-rhamnose mutarotase, with protein MKRYCLALDLQDDPLLIAEYEAYHEDVWPEIKASITGSGVTDMEIYRFSNRMFMIMETDDTFTFERKAAMDAANPKVREWEKLMWKFQKPLPNTKPGEKWVLMDRVFKLNN; from the coding sequence ATGAAAAGATATTGCCTGGCCCTCGACCTGCAGGACGATCCGTTATTGATAGCGGAATATGAAGCTTATCACGAGGATGTGTGGCCCGAGATAAAAGCGAGCATAACCGGTTCGGGTGTCACCGATATGGAGATATACCGCTTTTCCAACCGCATGTTCATGATCATGGAAACGGACGACACTTTTACTTTCGAGCGAAAAGCGGCTATGGACGCTGCAAACCCGAAAGTACGGGAATGGGAGAAACTGATGTGGAAATTCCAAAAGCCCCTGCCAAATACCAAACCGGGCGAAAAGTGGGTTTTGATGGACAGGGTTTTTAAATTAAACAATTGA
- a CDS encoding SDR family NAD(P)-dependent oxidoreductase: MFSLQNKTAVITGGGSGIGKAMAMLFGKQGAKVHIIELDIDTATATVGEIQQNGGAAFHHYCDVSKQHQVVDTFNGIGQIDILVNNAGIAHIGKADTTSEADFDRVMNVNVKGAYNCLFAVIPLMKAKGGGVILNTASIAATVGITDRFAYSASKGAIYTMTLSVARDYLHDNIRCNSISPARVHTPFVDGFIAKNYPGQEQEIFDKLSKSQPIGRMGTPDEIATLALYLCSDEAAFVTGCDYVIDGGFTKLNN, translated from the coding sequence ATGTTCAGCCTACAAAATAAAACAGCAGTAATCACCGGCGGCGGCAGCGGCATCGGCAAAGCCATGGCTATGCTTTTCGGCAAACAGGGGGCTAAGGTGCATATCATCGAACTGGATATCGACACTGCCACAGCTACAGTCGGCGAAATACAACAAAATGGCGGTGCCGCATTTCATCATTATTGCGATGTAAGCAAGCAGCACCAGGTGGTAGATACCTTTAATGGCATCGGGCAGATCGATATTTTGGTGAATAATGCCGGCATAGCCCATATCGGCAAAGCCGATACCACCAGCGAAGCTGATTTTGACCGGGTGATGAACGTAAATGTGAAAGGGGCGTACAATTGTCTTTTTGCGGTAATTCCGCTGATGAAAGCAAAAGGCGGCGGTGTCATCCTGAATACGGCATCCATTGCTGCAACGGTGGGCATTACCGACAGGTTTGCCTATTCGGCCAGTAAAGGGGCCATTTATACCATGACGCTTTCTGTAGCTCGGGATTACCTGCACGACAATATCCGATGTAACAGCATTTCCCCGGCCCGGGTGCATACGCCTTTTGTGGATGGTTTTATAGCCAAAAATTATCCGGGGCAGGAGCAGGAGATTTTTGACAAGCTATCAAAAAGTCAGCCTATAGGTCGCATGGGCACCCCGGACGAGATAGCCACGCTTGCGCTTTACCTGTGTTCGGACGAGGCGGCTTTTGTCACCGGTTGCGATTACGTGATCGATGGAGGGTTTACAAAACTTAATAATTGA
- a CDS encoding MFS transporter — translation MTNAHLSPHDLGVYLQGESNAVKIPYIIIGLVVLSVAILIWKTELPDIKEHTAADDKGGGSIFKERNLMLGVGGIFFYVGAQAGVTSFFIRFSKFAGAIGEKDAAGLLGLAMLGFMIGRFFGTFLMRFISPVKILIAYSVVNCLLLMLAFTLRGNLAVYAIMGVPFFMSIMFPTIFSLSIRGLGEKTKKGSSLLIMGIVGGAVIPLLLGRVSDATNIRVAYLVPIICFAYILYFAFTNIRVKNIEQVAGH, via the coding sequence ATGACGAACGCGCATTTATCACCGCATGATTTGGGCGTCTATTTGCAGGGCGAGTCAAATGCGGTAAAAATACCCTATATCATTATCGGGCTGGTTGTTTTATCCGTCGCAATACTGATATGGAAAACCGAACTCCCCGATATAAAAGAACATACCGCTGCTGACGATAAAGGTGGAGGTTCGATATTCAAAGAAAGAAACCTGATGCTGGGCGTTGGTGGTATATTTTTCTATGTGGGTGCACAAGCGGGTGTTACAAGTTTCTTCATCAGGTTTTCAAAATTTGCAGGAGCAATTGGCGAGAAAGATGCTGCCGGTCTTCTCGGCCTGGCTATGCTTGGCTTTATGATCGGGCGCTTCTTTGGTACTTTCCTTATGCGATTTATTTCGCCGGTTAAAATACTAATCGCCTATAGCGTTGTCAATTGCTTGTTGTTGATGCTGGCCTTTACCCTGCGGGGCAACCTGGCCGTTTATGCTATTATGGGTGTACCGTTCTTTATGTCCATCATGTTCCCGACTATATTTTCGCTAAGCATCCGCGGTCTTGGCGAGAAAACCAAAAAGGGTTCTTCGTTATTGATCATGGGTATTGTAGGCGGTGCGGTAATACCGCTGCTGTTGGGCCGCGTTTCGGATGCTACCAATATTCGTGTAGCTTACCTGGTGCCAATCATCTGCTTTGCTTATATCCTTTATTTCGCTTTTACCAATATCCGGGTCAAAAATATTGAACAGGTTGCAGGCCATTAA